A DNA window from Pseudomonas tohonis contains the following coding sequences:
- a CDS encoding dipeptidase has protein sequence MRKLLILLVLVVIGLAVFFTLPSVLDRRMNSVESPAPYPASEAANKLHEKLFIADLHDDALLWQRDLLERHDFGHSDLPRLLEGKVALQVFSTVTKTPRGINYDRNDADSDNITVLAMAQRWPPRTWSSLLERALYQGEKLAAAAKGSDGKLVQVRTRADLETFIAAWKKDPNRVAAILATEGLHPLEGKIENVDRLYDAGFRITGLTHFFDNEIGGSAHGMEKGGLTRFGRRVVAHLEEKKMIIDLAHASRALIDDVLEMAERPVLVSHGGVEGTCPGPRNLSDDHVRRIAATGGVIGIGYWETAVCDTSVKAIVKAIRYTSDLVGVDHVALGSDFDGTIHAPFDTTGLPQLTQGLQEAGYSEGDIAKIMGGNVQRLLLASLPTE, from the coding sequence ATGCGCAAACTCCTGATCCTGCTGGTACTGGTCGTGATCGGCCTGGCGGTGTTCTTCACCTTGCCCAGCGTGCTCGACCGGCGGATGAACAGCGTCGAGTCCCCCGCTCCCTACCCGGCCAGCGAGGCCGCCAACAAACTGCACGAGAAACTGTTCATCGCCGACCTGCACGACGATGCCCTGCTCTGGCAGCGCGACCTGCTGGAACGCCACGACTTCGGCCACAGCGACCTGCCGCGCCTGCTCGAAGGCAAGGTCGCGCTGCAGGTGTTCTCCACCGTCACCAAGACCCCGCGTGGCATCAACTACGACAGGAACGACGCCGACAGCGACAACATCACCGTGCTCGCCATGGCCCAGCGCTGGCCGCCACGCACCTGGAGCAGCCTGCTGGAACGCGCGCTGTACCAGGGCGAGAAGCTCGCCGCGGCGGCCAAAGGCAGCGACGGCAAGCTGGTGCAGGTGCGCACCCGCGCCGACCTCGAGACCTTCATCGCCGCCTGGAAGAAGGACCCGAACCGCGTCGCCGCGATCCTCGCCACCGAGGGCCTGCACCCGCTGGAAGGCAAGATCGAGAACGTCGACCGCCTGTATGACGCGGGCTTCCGCATCACCGGGCTGACCCACTTCTTCGACAACGAGATCGGTGGCTCCGCGCACGGCATGGAGAAAGGCGGCCTGACCCGCTTCGGCCGCCGTGTGGTCGCCCACCTGGAAGAGAAGAAGATGATCATCGACCTGGCCCACGCCTCGCGCGCGCTGATCGACGACGTGCTGGAGATGGCCGAGCGCCCGGTACTGGTTTCCCACGGCGGCGTCGAAGGCACCTGCCCCGGCCCGCGCAACCTCAGCGACGACCACGTCAGGCGCATCGCCGCCACCGGCGGGGTGATCGGCATCGGCTACTGGGAAACCGCCGTCTGCGACACCTCGGTCAAGGCCATCGTCAAGGCCATCCGCTACACCAGCGACCTCGTGGGCGTCGACCACGTCGCCCTGGGTTCGGACTTCGACGGCACCATCCATGCGCCCTTCGACACCACCGGCCTGCCCCAGCTGACCCAGGGCCTGCAGGAAGCCGGCTACAGCGAGGGCGACATCGCCAAGATCATGGGCGGCAACGTCCAGCGCCTGCTCCTGGCGAGCCTGCCCACCGAGTGA
- a CDS encoding GGDEF domain-containing protein: MKNAHWQADPQLLGRQRLFQNVAANNLQQILQEFAACDLEKGEVLLSPFNRNQYLYLLLDGQLQVYLGSLDNQPMSTLEAGDCAGEISFIDNDHPSAYVVATRPSTVLRLHREALSKLFQQSPQMMQNLLELLCERVRTGNRIILDTEQNANVDTLTGLYNRRWLEHIYERESTRCAFNGHPMCLLMLDVDHFKAYNDRHGHLAGDYALCLVAHTLRNQLRPKDSMARFGGEEFVILLPEIAVEEARNIGERLRMSLEQVPSFYSPVGILPGVTVSIGLTQMQPKDDLQDLIARADAALYKAKLQGRNCLNG; encoded by the coding sequence ATGAAGAATGCGCACTGGCAGGCCGATCCACAGCTGCTCGGACGTCAGCGACTGTTCCAGAACGTCGCCGCCAACAACCTGCAGCAGATCCTGCAGGAGTTCGCCGCCTGCGACCTGGAAAAGGGCGAGGTCCTGCTCTCCCCCTTCAACCGCAACCAGTACCTGTACCTGCTGCTCGATGGCCAGTTGCAGGTCTACCTGGGTTCGCTCGACAACCAGCCGATGTCCACCCTGGAAGCCGGTGATTGCGCGGGCGAGATCAGCTTCATCGACAACGACCACCCTTCCGCCTACGTGGTCGCCACGCGCCCCAGCACCGTCCTGCGCCTGCACCGCGAGGCGCTGTCCAAGCTGTTCCAGCAATCGCCGCAGATGATGCAGAACCTCCTGGAGCTGCTCTGCGAGCGCGTGCGCACCGGCAACCGGATCATTCTCGACACCGAGCAGAACGCCAACGTCGACACCCTCACCGGCCTCTACAACCGGCGCTGGCTGGAACACATCTACGAGCGCGAGAGCACCCGCTGTGCCTTCAATGGCCACCCCATGTGCCTGCTGATGCTCGATGTCGACCATTTCAAGGCCTACAACGACCGCCACGGCCACCTGGCCGGCGACTACGCCCTATGCCTGGTGGCCCACACCCTGCGCAACCAGCTGCGGCCCAAGGACAGCATGGCCCGCTTCGGCGGCGAGGAATTCGTCATCCTGCTGCCCGAGATCGCCGTGGAGGAGGCGCGCAACATCGGCGAAAGGCTGCGCATGAGCCTGGAGCAGGTGCCCTCCTTCTATTCGCCGGTGGGGATACTGCCCGGCGTCACGGTTTCCATCGGCCTGACCCAGATGCAGCCCAAGGACGACCTGCAGGACCTCATCGCCCGCGCCGACGCCGCCCTCTATAAGGCCAAGTTGCAGGGGCGTAACTGCCTTAACGGCTAA